Proteins from a single region of Mercenaria mercenaria strain notata unplaced genomic scaffold, MADL_Memer_1 contig_4935, whole genome shotgun sequence:
- the LOC128554321 gene encoding tripartite motif-containing protein 2-like, whose protein sequence is MQYTFEENEDMENMLSKQNAFGKLTLSPDVTSKVRKPVESFTYKGCINLKTKSDQYGCFITGCVLLSSNKLVVADKDNEKLKVVDIKDKAVIEEITLSSQPWDIAVMPLDQVAVTMPDKKEILIMTTAGKLPTIFKFPVKGECRGVDFHQGHLYIVSIDPKCVFITDTQGNVQNTINLDNKISGTPNYLLLSKDPIHIFISIYGSNSVVDITLQGDTSAEYKNKDFISPEGMMISDDGSLLVCCSSMKGSIHGISADLNQGDTMYDELSFPYSLCYNRDQHEVYVGCVNDYMIVLSAK, encoded by the coding sequence ATGCAATACACATTTGAGGAAAACGAAGACATGGAAAACatgctttcaaaacaaaatgcatttGGAAAGCTTACTTTGTCTCCTGATGTAACTTCAAAGGTGAGGAAACCAGTTGAAAGTTTTACCTACAAAGGATGCATAAATTTAAAGACAAAGTCGGATCAGTATGGTTGCTTTATCACAGGATGTGTTCTTCTGTCCTCTAACAAACTTGTGGTGGCTGACAAGGATAACGAAAAACTGAAAGTTGTTGATATCAAAGACAAAGCTGTAATAGAAGAGATAACACTATCTTCACAACCATGGGATATTGCAGTAATGCCCCTGGACCAGGTTGCTGTGACAATGCCAGATAAGAAAGAGATCCTTATTATGACAACAGCAGGAAAACTGCCAACTATCTTCAAGTTCCCAGTTAAAGGAGAATGTAGAGGTGTAGATTTCCATCAAGGCCATCTCTATATAGTTTCCATTGATCCGAAGTGTGTATTTATTACAGATACACAAGGTAACGTCCAGAACACAATTAATCTGGATAATAAGATATCTGGCACACCTAACTACTTACTACTAAGTAAGGATCCGATACATATCTTTATTAGTATCTATGGTAGTAACAGTGTCGTCGATATAACATTACAAGGTGATACATCTGCTGAATACAAAAACAAAGACTTTATATCACCAGAGGGAATGATGATATCAGACGATGGATCCTTGCTGGTGTGTTGCAGTAGTATGAAAGGCAGCATACATGGCATTTCTGCTGATTTGAATCAAGGTGACACGATGTATGATGAACTGTCTTTTCCATACTCTCTCTGCTATAATCGTGATCAACATGAGGTCTATGTCGGATGTGTTAATGATTACATGATTGTGTTGAGTGCCAAATAA